One segment of Streptomyces sp. NA02950 DNA contains the following:
- a CDS encoding PTS glucose transporter subunit IIA has translation MTTVTSPLAGRAIGLAAVPDPVFSGAMVGPGTAIDPALEPCLAVAPVCGIVVSLHPHAFVVVDVEGHGVLTHLGIDTVQLNGEGFEVLINKGDTVRRGDAIVRWDPNVAVAAGKSPICPVVALEATADALADVSDGDAEVKTGDALFNWT, from the coding sequence ATGACCACCGTGACGTCCCCGCTCGCCGGGCGTGCGATCGGTCTCGCTGCGGTTCCGGACCCGGTGTTCTCCGGCGCCATGGTCGGTCCTGGCACAGCGATCGACCCGGCCCTGGAACCGTGCCTGGCCGTGGCTCCGGTCTGCGGCATCGTCGTCTCCCTGCACCCGCACGCGTTTGTTGTGGTGGATGTGGAGGGGCACGGGGTGCTCACGCACCTGGGGATCGACACGGTGCAGCTGAACGGTGAGGGGTTCGAGGTGCTCATCAACAAGGGGGACACCGTCCGGCGCGGTGACGCGATCGTGCGCTGGGACCCGAACGTCGCCGTGGCCGCGGGGAAGTCGCCGATCTGCCCTGTTGTGGCGCTGGAGGCCACCGCGGACGCCTTGGCCGACGTCAGCGACGGCGACGCCGAGGTGAAGACGGGCGACGCGCTCTTCAACTGGACCTGA